The Chlamydiales bacterium sequence TATGGACAGGTATAGACTATTTTTATAAGGATGGACACTCAACGTTTTTAAGTGATAAAACTCATATACAAATAATTCCACTAACATTGGGGTTGAAGTATTATCTACCAAGCTTGTGTTTTAAGTTACCTTTGACTTGTTATGTAGCTGCTGGTATGCGGTATTACTTTGTGCATACGCATAATGATTCTAATGTTGTTCAACAAGTGATTGATAGGAGTGGTGTTGGAGCTGTTGTTGAAACTGGTGTAATGACGGCTATTTATGATCACATTATTTTGGATCTATTTGTCTCTTATTCATTTAAATATTTTAGAGCGCCTTCTATTGATAATCTGGCTGTAGAAGGTGTTGGGCTGAATGTAGGTGGGGTTAATGTTGGTATGGGCATCGGCTATGAATTCTAAAGGCTTTTGGTCGGATTTTCATTTTACTCCTAGTTAATGTACGATGGCTGCGAGCTGAACAGATAGAGCTATTAGATAATAGCGCTTTAACTACCATAAGAGACCAGTTTTACGCTTCTTTAGAAACAAGAGCAAGAGATGTACTTGATAAAGTCATTAAAGATAAATTGCCA is a genomic window containing:
- a CDS encoding OmpW family outer membrane protein translates to MSHYLHANVIHKACPLEKVVVAFRTSYFYPSSSTFRDMFQGGVNFQLTSTIPIYKRQNLWLKRATLWTGIDYFYKDGHSTFLSDKTHIQIIPLTLGLKYYLPSLCFKLPLTCYVAAGMRYYFVHTHNDSNVVQQVIDRSGVGAVVETGVMTAIYDHIILDLFVSYSFKYFRAPSIDNLAVEGVGLNVGGVNVGMGIGYEF